The Pongo abelii isolate AG06213 chromosome 7, NHGRI_mPonAbe1-v2.0_pri, whole genome shotgun sequence genome contains the following window.
GAAATCTGAAAGGAAACATCTAGTTTAGCAAAGAGATGGATTATATGCTCAATGTTGGGACCTTTCCACCATCTTGGATTCCCTTTGTTAAAAAGGAAGGATACTTCTATGAGGCTGTTGAAGCCACagtctgaaattttaaaagtttcatgaGGTAAGAGAAGGGAACTCAAGATGGCAGCCGATGACCTAAAATTGTGTGGGTGGGAAAATTTAAGATTCCATACTGCATTCTCCTTCTTCATCTCTCACTTGAAAAACATTCTTTTCTAGGGCCACAGCCTACCTCCTCCACCCAGGTCTGGCCTCAACTTCTTGGTACCTATGGCCAACCAGAAATACCACTCATATTTTCCTCTGTGATAGGCCTGCCTTGGGGGTGCCGAAGAGCAATTTCTGAGCAGGGACACGACATTTTTGTTGCTTTGTGGCTGACCTGGTCGGCACCTCAGGGTCTGAGACACAGACTCCAGTCACAATCTGGTGGGGCATTTATACAATCTGGTGGGGTATAGCGCAGCATTATATACCAAGCCCCTAAACCTGGGTGAAGCAGATCATATGTGAAATGCACTGCAGAGGAACCcaggtgagttttttttttttttttttttttttttagagggcaggcaggaagaaggggagggagagcaaagACTGACTTTTCCAAAGACAGCTCTAGAACAAGCCTCAAGGGATAAAGGCTTCTAATGACTATGGGGAACAAGGTGAGGGGTGCAAAATGCAGATGCAGACACAAGAAGGAAGTGGAGGATACATTTTCCTCAAGAGAAATGGAGACAGCTCTAGGGCTGGCAAATTAAGTTAAGGAGGAGGAATGTTCTAGGGAAGACAGCTTGGAGGATAGGAGAAGCATTGCTTTTATGGGAGGTAGAAATCATAAGGTATGGCAGTTTGAGGCTATGCAAACATTCCCTGTGTGTTCTCCaaatcccaaatgtcccttcttcCTTTCAAGGCATTGGATCCCTGGGTCATTCATAGGAGCTGGTTTTCAGCGAGGTTCACCTTTACCAGGCGGCTCCAAATAGTGAGGCCTGGAGGAATCCCATCCAAGCGGGATTAAAATTATAGAAGTTTAAAACCTGATTTTTTCCAGTTATCTGACCACAGAAGAGCTGCCAATCTCTCTGGTCATCTTGCCAACCCTGAAGAACCTCGGTCAAGTCTCCACCTGTTTTTCAGGCTTCGAAAGCTTTGGCAAGAGAACTACTCAGTGTGGCTGACAGGCCCTCCAGGGTCCTGTTCTGGCATTCCCTAAGACTGTCTCTAGAGAAATTGTTCATAAACCAGGAGATCTCCTCCCTTCTACCCCCAAATACCCATTGGAAGCTGGAAAGAAGGTTCTAGAAGATTCCCAGTCACCAGCCCTGATCCCCATGAGTTTACCTAACCTGTTCGCCTAATCCCTCTGGCAGTGTGAGGCTTACAGAAGGTTGGAGGGGAATTCTATTCTCCTGGTACCACAGTAAACACTCAAAACTATTTGAAACACCAGAACCTTGCACAAAATTCTGACCTACTTCCAATAAAACCAAGTTCCACATTTCCACTTTGAGAGTTTTCAGAGGAAGAACGGCAAAATTAGGCATAAAAACCTATCAAACAAACCACCAGCCAAAAACAAACCAAGACAAAAAACAGGCCAAACTAAAGCTTTATgctataaaaacaagaaataaaataaggagaTTTATAGGCCGGCTGATTGTCAGCAAACACaatatatttactgtattagcATTTGCTCACAGTGCAAATGGTACAACATTACACCATTTCAATATTTcggtttttaaaaatgctgttttcATTAACTATATTATATTGGCATTACAATATGACAAAGGAGCAAATGAAATGTTGGTGAAGAATTTCACCTTTTCACAATATCAAGCATATTTTTTTAACCTTAGTATAAGGTACTATAAatccaagaaataaaaacatccaCAAAATATATTACATCTGGTTTGTCTTTTTTCTAAGTACTCAACTTTATACAAAAGTCTTTCAAAAAATATCATCCCCCATAGGTTTTCCTGTTTAaaacctgatttttttctctcagttcaCATAAGTTAGAgtgcattttcttttgttgcttttttttttaaacatgcagACATATAAAAAATCTGGATAGCACAACCTTTTGGCAacaaagttatttttctcttagTTTAGCTTAATGTCTGAGAacagttttattaaaacaaaggaaaactcAATTATCATGCAGTGACATGCATATACCAGAAGGAGcgaggaaaaaatattaaagggtaTCTGATTCCTCCTTCTAGCTTGGAAGTGAccaaaatttttgcttttttaataatCATCACATTATAAAAAGTATTCAGCAAAATACTGTCTCTGCAAAGAAAGATTTTACCCTTCAGCTGAAAAAATATGGGCCCTCCTGGCAAACTTcatcttcttctctctccttctacaAAAAGTCCAAGAGTACCTGGAAATTCACAACCCCCTGCTCTTCGATATCCCCCCTTTCCACTAGAGTCCTTTTAGTATTATTTATCCACcaccaaaaatcaaaacaaaacaaaacaaaaatggtacttctttttcttaaaaaaaaaaaaaagtgggaaacgCATAAAGTGACTTTGAAAACAGACATTCTGTAAACTCCAGACCTTTGTTCCTTCTCTCTGGGCAGCTTACTGACCACAGGAGAAATAACGCTAACAGGAACAGTACATTCAGTCAAGACCGTGCTGGAAGCTGTGGCAGAGAGCAACCTTCCCTATTACTCCACTTCAAAGGAGCCACCCTGTGCGAGAAGGGCTGGCAGGACAGCTGGGGAAGAGGGGTGCCTGAGAAGAGGTGAGGTAGGGTGGGGAGAAGGTGAGACTGGGTATGGAAAGGAGACACCTCATTCATCAACATGGATTCATGAAAAAATCCCCATATCTTTGAGGAAATTTTGGACAgagatgtgtatatgtgtatacacacatatccatacatatatgtgtatgtatgtacactcACACGTATATGTACAgatatgtgtgtatctatatccACACACATAACACACGTATGTAGATATAATCTCATCAGTtaacattttcataaaaaataaatcatttaaagcTGTATACGCCTACAAATTCTCTTTATTCCGGTGCACTGCACTGGATAACCAAGTACCTTAGAGATTTTATTTTGCTAGGAATACATATTGTGTGTATGTTATGTATACGTACGCATGTGTATCTTTATACACATgaatgcatatacatacacatacatacacacacacaccatatacttatatttaaattCTATCTGTTGTGTTGGTGatgacaaagggcaaaagcagagcCAGCTTCCCCATGATGGTGGGAAGGAGAAATTGCTATGTAATTGAGAGAAGACACAAAGCTGGAGTGGCTGGTTGAAGCCTGCCTTTCTGGGAAAAGATTTTGAAAGAGATGGAAGAAGGTTTAcaggggagaaggggaaggagggggagggcagagggcaaACTTAGGAACATAGATTTCTTAGAGTGGGGCTAaggaaatacacatatattttaaaaggcaggCTCAGCGATGGCTGCTCTTTCTCCCCACAGATCAAACTGCCCTGAGGCCTAAGAGGGAAGCGCTCAGAAAAGGAGGGGTTCTGAGGGGCCAAACCCGAAGCGGCGGCAGCAGCACCGCGTCGGCGGCATCCGAGGCATTTCTCTAAGAAACATGATTTCAGAGCGGATGGAAGACCACCTCCTCCAGCCACGTGCGGACCCCCAGCCTGGGACATCTCCCAGTGGCTTGGGGACCCGAGATGGGGAAGAGTTTGGGGTAAACACAGCCCAGTTCAGCTCAAGTCTTAAACACACACGcttgcgcgcgcgcgcgcacacacacacacacacacatacacacacacgcgaGCACGCACACACTCGCGCGCATCCCCGCACGCAGGCGCGCGTGCGTGCGGCGGGCAGCAAGCTCTGCGCTTTGGTGCGCTCCTTACCCCCTCCCCCTCTCGAATCTTCGAGGGGGTATAGAGGGAGACGTGGGGGAAACAATGAGGTGTTTGGGTCGGGCGAGGGTTGGATGGGCTCCGCCTTCAGTCCCTTGCAGGTCCTTGGCGCGGCCCGGCGGCCCCTGGATCAAGGCGATCCGAACTGAACAAAGCGGGCTAGACGCCACCTTTCCGCCCCCACGCCTTGGCTAAGTGGGGGACCGCGAGGGGAAGGCGCCTCCAGCCCTGGCCCCTGACCGCTGGCCGGCGTGAAAGGTTGGGAACCGGGGGCATCGAAGGGGAGCAAGGGGCCGCACGTCCATGGAGAGGCCAGGGCGCGGCCCCTACGCCTCCGTGGCTGGCTTTCCCGCTGCTTTCAGGCTAGCAGCCGGGAGGCACTGGAGGGGAAAAGTGGGGATCTGGGGGCCCGATCCTCAGGCGCAGGTGGTGACCACGGGGGCCAGCGACACTGGGGGCGCCGAGGATGCAGAGGGTGCACCGCCCTTCTCCGCCTTCTTCTCCTTTTGCTTGAGGTGGATCTTGGCGTGGCGCTTGCGCTCGTCGCTGCGCGCAAACTTGCGCCCGCAGAACTCGCAGGCAAAGGGCTTCTCGCCCGTATGAGTGCGGATGTGAGTGGTGAGGTGGTCGCTGCGGCTGAAGCTCCGCATGCAGATCCGGCACTGGAAGGGCTTGTGGCCCGTGTGGATGCGCAGGTGCCGGGTCAGCTCGTCCGAACGGCTGAAACGGCGGTCGCAGCCCTCGGCCGGGCACGCGTGGGGCCGTTCGTGGAGCGGTGTCTTGCTAGGCCGGTTGGGGTACTTGCGGGGCCGGATGGGCTTGAGGGTGAGCGGCGGCTGGGGCAGGCTGCCAAAGCCCGGGTGGATCTGCTTGTCTTTGAATGCCTTGATGGTCTCCAGAGGGGTAATAGGGGGCGGGTTGACCCGGATGGGGTCCATGCCCTGGAAAGGCTTGTGCTCCGGAATGGAGCCCATGTCGTTGGGGTGGTGGTAGAGGTTGTAGTCAGGAATCATGGGGAAGAGATTGCTGTCCAACGCCGGCTTGGCCGATTGGTAATCCTGGGGGGAATAGGCGAGCCCGGGATTGCCCTGGGGGTCGTGGAAAGACACGGGCTCTGAGTAGAGGTCGCCGCAGTTGGAGTAGGGGGGTAGCGCCGGATACATGGCCTCCACGTCACCCTGCGGTGGCTGCACCATGCTGGCCGTGGACGTCTGCGTGCTGAGCGCCCCTGAAGCCGGGGGCACCCCCAAGATGCCGGCGCTCATGAGGCTAATGATGTTGTCCTGGCACCAGTTGGAAGGGGAGTCGAAGGCGAACTTTCCCAAGTAGGTCACGGTCTTGTTGCCGGGGGCTGGCTGGAAGGAGCCGGAGTAAGAGAGTTCCGGGTTGGGCTTCTCGTTGGTCAGACCGATGTCCATTACATTCTCTGCGGAGAgcgggggagagaggggaggggtgaGTGAAGCCGAGCCGGCTCCGGGCCGCGGAGCCCAGGTCCTTGCCCAGGTGCGGAGGGTGCGGCCGGGTGGAGTGCGTAGCGCATGGGGTAAGAGGAACGCTGAGCCCGGCGCAAAGCGGGCGGTGCCGCGCTCCCGGGCGCAACATGGATATAGCAAAATACTACGGATCGGGGTGTGGAGTGGCTGCTGCACACACACCGCACAAGCCGCGCACACACTCACGtaccacacacacacgcgcgcgcgcgcgagAAGCATTGTTGTTCTTCCCGAGGTGGGGCGGGCAGGTAGCTGCAGCTACAGGTAGTTTCAGACCCGGAGCGCGCTGGGCTCTCGCTCTCCACCGCACACAACTCGGCCTCTTCCCTTGGCCCTGTCCGCTCCAGGACGCCGCGCCTTTCCCTCCCCGGCGATGCCCCCCACGCGCGCTGCTCCCGGGTCGCCGACCCAGAGCGCTCCGACGCTTTGTCCTCGGAGCGTAGAAGGGTGTCGCCCTCAAAGGGAGCTCTGCCTTCACCTACCCCGGCCCCAGCCTCCTCGGGCATGAAGGAGCTTTAGGTTCTTGCTGGAGAGGAAAATCCTAGCCCCAGCTAGGGAGGGTGGAGAGCGGCGGAAAACCGGCCGGTGTCTCCATGGCGGGAAAGGCCGCCCTTCCCCAGCTCCCCGGCCCCGGGATCGTCCCCCGTGGCAGGCCCTCGCCCCGCGGGTGAGCCCCCTCCTTCTCCCCGCCGTCCCCACACCCCCACGGCTTTGCTGAACGCCCCGGAAAGGCAGCGTCGCAGTACCTCTCCCACCGCGGGGACTCCACGCCGCACATGGCTCCATCCcgggtgggaggctgagggagtaAGGGGGGAGAGCGCGGGTGAAAAAGACGCCGGGCTCCTCCCGGGAAGGGGGCGACAGCACCACGCCTTGCGCGTAGCCCGGCGATCGGGCCCCCTGCGTGGTGAGGGAGAACCCCAGAGCCGCTCGCACCTACCTCCCTCCGGTCGGCGGCTGCCCCCACCCGGGAGAACCGAAGCCTCTACCGTGGCGTCGCCAACCTAGCCTTCTCGATCGAGGAGGGCGGGAGGAGTGGGTGGGAAAAGCAACTCGCCCCCCGCAAAATTCCCAGCGCGCCCCCATCtctccatccatttatccatccatccatccatccatccatccatccatccatccatccatccatcaccaGGTcgtcccctcctcctcttcctctccccttccttcctcgcTGCCTCGCCGCCTCCCCGCCGCCCTTACCTGTAGCCATCTGATTGTAATGGACTACCGAGTCGCTGCTGCCGGAGAAGAGGTTGAGCGCGCTGGGGATCTCCTCGGGGTACAGATTGTCAGGCAGTTGGTTTAGCAAACTGCTCATGGTCACCGGCAGCTTCTCGGCGAGTTTGCCGGTCATAGCACTCCCgagctgccgccgccgccgccaccgccgccaccgccgccgctcGCTCCTAACGCAGCTTCCAGGCAAGCGGCATCCGAGAGGCGATCCGTGGTGCAGGGGAAAAGCATGCGAGAGGGAAAGttcggggggaggggggagggaagaagggaagggatggGCCAGGAGAGgggatcttctcttttttgggGGGCGGGAGAGGGCCCCAGGGGGTAATCCTCTTGGGTGCCTCAGCTGGTGCGGTATGAGGCTGGGTCGTGGGGGGGGTGGGGCGTgtgcagggggtggggtgggggctgggctgggggggATCTCGGCTCAAGGGGGTCGGACGCGGCCTCAGTATTGATCTCACAAACAGACACGCGCCcgccgcccccccgccccccgatctgccaccgccaccgccaccgccgccgccgccgccgccgccgccgcctctgccgccgctgccgccgctgctaccaccaccaccagcccCGCCGCTTCCTAGCAAGCTCACTGCTGCCCAAAAGCTCCCAGCCAGGGAACTCCACCAGCCTATTTATCTGAGCCCCGGGAAAGCTCCGTGACGTAGCTGCCCATATATGGACAGACAAAGCCCAGCCGAAGGGGCGCGACGTCACAATGGAAGCTCCTCACAATGGAACATTAGAAAGCAGGAAGCGGGCCGCAGCCAACGTGCGGCGCCCGCACCGCTCGCGGCtcttgaaaaaaagagagagaaggggagaagaaacaagaagaatgcgagaggaaagaggaaagaaggataCAGCTGCATGCAAAGCGCAAAGCGCGTAGCGTGGAGTCGAAACACCAGTAACTcattgtgtgtgtttatttgaGGTTTGCATTAGGAGAGCGCATTGGGGGGAGGTGGGCGGTGGGGTGGGGTTGTTTGCAAGTGGTCTCCAACACCCCAGCAGTTAGAAAGAGAGTTGAAAACATCTGGCGAAGTCCCTTTGCAGCCCGGGAACTGCTGGGGAACCCGGAAGGCGTGCGTTGCGCCCCTGCTACCTCAGCGGCTCCAGCGTTCGGGATCCTAACCGAGATTAAGAGAAAGGGAGTGCTTCCCTTTGTGGGGGGAAGGAGGGGTGCGCGCAGGGTTGGGGGGGGGGTGTTCCAACGTGTCAGAATTCCTTGGTCCAATATCCCAAGAACTTTTGTGCCAACTTCACTCTGATTCGCcgcccctgcccctccctgggccCCTGACCCGGCGCTGACTccaggctgagcgcagtggcgaGGAGATTCGGAGCACCCCAGCAGTTGCGCCAAAGACAAGAGCCCCATCCATGTGGGGTCGAGGATGTGCGGTTTTGGTGGTGAAGaggaaagaatgaagttgaaggGATAGATAAACACGTGCACTGAATCCCCAGTAAATTCCCTAACGGTTCCAAGCAGCCTCTGTGGCCACAGGATGGCAGGAGGGCCCAGCAGGCCCGGGCACAGTCGCTGTCTACTGCTGCCTGCGAAGGGCCCGCCACTGAGTTCCAGAAGGAGGACGCCGAACCCACAGTCTCTGAGCCACTGACGGCCTCCCCTGGTCTCTGCCCTCCCCCTCGTCTTCCACAGGGCTGTCCCCATTGCTGCCTGCCGGCGCTCCGCAGTCAAAGGCGGCCTGTGTGCCGACCCGGAGCGCTTTCACCTCCCGGAGCTGCAGCAGATCCCGGGGGCGGCTGCTGTGCTCCCTGGGGCCTGCTCCCAGGGCGCGCGCAGCCGGCCCGCGGGCgagggggaggagagggcggGAGCATGGGGGTGCGACCCCAAATCACATCGGCTTGGCGGGGGAGGATTCCCTCCTTGGTGGCCGCGTGGGCGCGGTGAATCCCTCGTCCCCTGCTGGGGAGTCAGGGTTGGGGGAACGTGCATTTCTCGGGGGGAGTGGGAGTGTTgacaaggaagaagagaggatCCCCGGGCCTCACGCCGTGGGAGGGCCACGCGGGCCGGGGACGT
Protein-coding sequences here:
- the EGR3 gene encoding early growth response protein 3 isoform X2 encodes the protein MEPCAAWSPRGGRENVMDIGLTNEKPNPELSYSGSFQPAPGNKTVTYLGKFAFDSPSNWCQDNIISLMSAGILGVPPASGALSTQTSTASMVQPPQGDVEAMYPALPPYSNCGDLYSEPVSFHDPQGNPGLAYSPQDYQSAKPALDSNLFPMIPDYNLYHHPNDMGSIPEHKPFQGMDPIRVNPPPITPLETIKAFKDKQIHPGFGSLPQPPLTLKPIRPRKYPNRPSKTPLHERPHACPAEGCDRRFSRSDELTRHLRIHTGHKPFQCRICMRSFSRSDHLTTHIRTHTGEKPFACEFCGRKFARSDERKRHAKIHLKQKEKKAEKGGAPSASSAPPVSLAPVVTTCA
- the EGR3 gene encoding early growth response protein 3 isoform X1, whose translation is MTGKLAEKLPVTMSSLLNQLPDNLYPEEIPSALNLFSGSSDSVVHYNQMATENVMDIGLTNEKPNPELSYSGSFQPAPGNKTVTYLGKFAFDSPSNWCQDNIISLMSAGILGVPPASGALSTQTSTASMVQPPQGDVEAMYPALPPYSNCGDLYSEPVSFHDPQGNPGLAYSPQDYQSAKPALDSNLFPMIPDYNLYHHPNDMGSIPEHKPFQGMDPIRVNPPPITPLETIKAFKDKQIHPGFGSLPQPPLTLKPIRPRKYPNRPSKTPLHERPHACPAEGCDRRFSRSDELTRHLRIHTGHKPFQCRICMRSFSRSDHLTTHIRTHTGEKPFACEFCGRKFARSDERKRHAKIHLKQKEKKAEKGGAPSASSAPPVSLAPVVTTCA
- the EGR3 gene encoding early growth response protein 3 isoform X3, whose amino-acid sequence is MDIGLTNEKPNPELSYSGSFQPAPGNKTVTYLGKFAFDSPSNWCQDNIISLMSAGILGVPPASGALSTQTSTASMVQPPQGDVEAMYPALPPYSNCGDLYSEPVSFHDPQGNPGLAYSPQDYQSAKPALDSNLFPMIPDYNLYHHPNDMGSIPEHKPFQGMDPIRVNPPPITPLETIKAFKDKQIHPGFGSLPQPPLTLKPIRPRKYPNRPSKTPLHERPHACPAEGCDRRFSRSDELTRHLRIHTGHKPFQCRICMRSFSRSDHLTTHIRTHTGEKPFACEFCGRKFARSDERKRHAKIHLKQKEKKAEKGGAPSASSAPPVSLAPVVTTCA